In the genome of Drosophila subpulchrella strain 33 F10 #4 breed RU33 chromosome 2L, RU_Dsub_v1.1 Primary Assembly, whole genome shotgun sequence, one region contains:
- the LOC119548781 gene encoding flocculation protein FLO11 isoform X1 — MLHNNRDNAEPKTTTIAAATTTTDGNGTEPTIAIATHFATSAAAEAETSAGVKEINATAEGQPPPPLTTAAKTTTAVAARTELAETADAAAAPSNAAAASSAAAAESPAFDAQMRTQQRQKIKIYHDAKQTAVWRTDSLASNPSSTMCPDFVSSAAGGGGGGGTAAPLGLPMRGIILSTAPSLLQRKSSDSSLTSSIARRVSFPDNQLVTGYLEPANPWKQVYLVKSISEIVDQYEQSCQKHKTTPLKSVTDHLKGLDLNQVRQPLLPLKANQLAANDCEALEEIFKRIQYKCIDLSDCKLDESCLMALFQMIEYYEAAVELDISYNKEQMSKRCWELCAYMVERSQELQLLNAESNQITKLGADSLGRALGSSNLHTLKLEHCGLRGQPLVHLLSFAGRGLYQNKMLKELWVGFNDLDCVDAQHIADMLRYNHSLELIDISNNNIRNEGVMYLVQALILQSTELERRMGALKRTRAIEVDECVSPVETEPPAAIPQSTNSSTSQAKDAVDGDSSTHVTSIPETPAEEAASTDPAVGVLVDLENDNDDENTEDTVRTVRNCSQNGSGQSMLDKLLSMNSDSSSEEAPSNISTDTLAACCSEDISEISNEIFEPTTAKQAPAGDEACSAMISSSPMESVSAAVASATDEPLSPSQQQQQCSQNERNICDITPSTEAKTVEPNESCVQNNIINNNNNNNANNSHNNSNNNNTIQLPSGAEAAANLVVAPPLGIGSSPSGSSPAAIFEVTAEESDCINGSGAGAGGSRPLDVNKNAKVGDDFEDTHSTDSAFESASEGDISRHLPDEFSRLSVSLESTRLDDMAKEMCGIETATIATESTECLVAAQEAATPTPTPAAPAVDKLIDAFVPPKVTIAEECLLTDKELSPSPFSSPSPAPTPPPPSTSPGGASIGLRRTESSCAYLNQSTRNRSQSSDSLCSETSLDGMSSGASNNSVSSTASADPKFAEKLTKNDTLSRRQLAEATLEAQRSPSGLKALTLWNNNLTKDCAPAVSELLQKTISLELLNIGKNCLSNEFISTIKESLTKNTTLTTLGLQSAHLSAKGIETLASILTFGGNSKLQRIDIRDNKLEVESLNIIAEVLKSNKTLTQIDINDEPKRLTIGSDAHLDYTRVLGTVRSLCSRNEKRQAQELAEKVATVVGGGSSVGGSLPGIRCRGGYYLGSRKISLTCHSRPLVDAATGTVTATTTASAAATAMPTPAALLEVKRKSGPRLRSPGPSPPTISPSSSPNRSRFHVSRVAEVASPLISPLAQHPPPHTPRSASSCMSIPTIGSPSGSQSSLDTVGALPTSSSLPAMASVTSSTQTVKRLSVSPRSRFHVSRIYEDPQVPMANRKMPPITPHTPPIDLPPTPMLKSARKAVLLSEAVEAAAAAVPVSSVVIVEAVDVTNAQNSTKVGEVAGQTLSPHLTVSPTSSHSSSTSPGSSSSGSSSNSNGSTSTSTDATDSVASGPEAPPRTCPLAVFGDNDITLTKESAGVVALSAAAAAAGNLNPVMESESEVVPPAEPASNAPQTRTRKTSWIANPSAVDKLLTLFNTGTIFHRSSSPEPKASQISSGPAANSITNSAQNATAASVVGGASGVDSSGNTPNPILSVARKSSPASWTSLTGSNISNASQNTSSHTDTGSSSFLDTASRQLRDFSKQVFRQNISFNNSGEQAASGAVGQHELSTGTSASSSTESPSPPECNTAHIPLSLKRQLKENISPEHTINEETLHTLQKLSRAEDVALKAEAATELGDIEIVMHSEVADCHLPEDKQQEQEETSSSLT, encoded by the exons ATGTTGCACAATAATCGCGACAATGCAGagccaaaaacaacaacaatagcagcagcaacaacaacaacagatgGCAATGGAACGGAGCCaacaattgcaattgcaacGCACTTTGCAACATCTGCCGCAGCAGAGGCAGAAACATCAGCTGGTGTAAAGGAAATAAATGCAACAGCTGAGGGTCaaccgccgccgccgctgacaacagcagcaaaaacaacaacagctgTGGCAGCGCGAACGGAATTGGCAGAAACAGCTGATGCGGCTGCTGCGCCGTCGAATGCCGCTGCTGCATCGTCTGCTGCCGCAGCAGAATCGCCCGCATTCGATGCCCAGATGCGGACGCAGCAACGTCAGAAGATCAAGATATACCACGATGCCAAGCAGACGGCGGTATGGCGCACCGATTCCCTGGCCTCCAATCCCAGCTCGACCATGTGCCCGGATTTCGTGAGTTCCGCAGCAGGAGGCGGTGGCGGCGGAGGCACTGCAGCGCCTTTGGGCCTGCCCATGAGGGGCATCATCCTATCGACGGCACCCAGCCTCCTGCAGCGAAAATCCTCGGACAGCTCGCTCACCTCGTCCATCGCCCGTCGCGTCTCGTTTCCGGATAACCAACTGGTCACCGGTTACCTGGAGCCGGCCAATCCTTGGAAGCAAG TATACCTTGTGAAGAGCATTTCTGAGATTGTTGACCAGTATGAGCAGTCATGTCAAAAGCATAAGACAACGCCGTTAAAAAGCGTAACGGATCACCTAAAGGGGCTGGATCTGAACCAGGTGCGACAGCCTCTACTCCCGCTAAAGGCGAATCAACTGGCCGCCAACGATTGCGAAGCCCTCGAGGAAATTTTCAAAAGG ATACAATACAAATGCATCGATCTGTCCGACTGTAAGCTGGACGAGAGCTGCCTGATGGCTCTTTTCCAGATGATCGAATACTATGAAGCCGCTGTCGAGCTGGACATATCATACAACAAGGAGCAGATGTCGAAGCGATGCTGGGAACTGTGTGCTTACATGGTGGAACGCAGTCAAGAGCTGCAGCTGCTCAACGCCGAGAGTAATCAGATCACAAAGTTGGGTGCCGACAGTCTCGGCAGGGCACTGGGCTCCTCCAATCTGCACACTTTAAAGCTGGAGCACTGCGGCCTTAGGGGACAGCCACTCGTCCATCTAT tgTCATTTGCAGGCCGAGGTCTCTACCAAAACAAAATGCTCAAGGAGCTGTGGGTGGGCTTCAATGATCTGGACTGTGTGGATGCCCAGCACATAGCTGATATGTTGCGCTACAACCACAGCTTGGAGCTCATCGACATAAGCAACAACAATATACGAAACGAGGGTGTCATGTACTTGGTGCAGGCCCTCATCCTTCAGTCAACCGAGCTGGAACGACGAATGGGAGCCTTAAAGCGCACCCGTGCCATTGAGGTGGATGAGTGCGTGTCGCCTGTGGAGACTGAGCCCCCGGCAGCCATTCCCCAGTCCACCAACTCGTCCACCAGTCAAGCAAAAGATGCCGTCGATGGAGATTCATCTACGCACGTAACCTCAATTCCCGAGACACCGGCGGAGGAGGCGGCATCAACCGATCCAGCGGTGGGTGTTCTTGTTGACTTGGAGAACGATAACGACGACGAAAACACTGAGGACACTGTTCGCACCGTGAGAAATTGCAGTCAAAACGGCAGCGGACAGTCGATGCTGGACAAGCTGCTCTCCATGAACAGCGATAGCAGCAGCGAGGAGGCGCCCTCGAACATATCCACCGACACTCTGGCCGCCTGCTGCTCCGAGGACATCAGCGAGATCAGTAACGAGATTTTCGAACCCACCACCGCCAAACAGGCGCCAGCAGGAGACGAAGCCTGTTCGGCTATGATCTCATCCAGCCCGATGGAATCCGTATCGGCCGCTGTTGCAAGTGCAACCGACGAGCCGCTATCCCCatcgcaacaacaacagcaatgtTCCCAAAACGAACGCAACATATGTG ATATTACTCCCTCAACAGAGGCTAAAACCGTTGAACCCAATGAATCCTGTGTACAGAACAACATcataaacaacaacaataataacaatgCTAACAATTCCCACAACAatagcaacaataacaatacaATCCAATTGCCATCAGGAGCTGAAGCAGCAGCAAACTTAGTCGTAGCGCCACCACTGGGGATCGGTAGCAGCCCAAGTGGCTCCTCGCCAGCGGCTATTTTTGAGGTCACAGCCGAGGAGAGCGACTGCATCAATGGCAGTGGGGCGGGGGCTGGTGGATCGCGACCTCTAGACGTCAATAAAAACGCAAAGGTTGGAGACGACTTCGAGGACACGCACAGCACAGACTCGGCGTTCGAGAGCGCATCTGAAGGCGATATAAGTCGCCACCTACCCGACGAGTTTAGCCGGCTTTCAGTGTCACTGGAAAGCACGCGGCTGGATGACATGGCAAAGGAGATGTGTGGCATTGAGACCGCCACCATTGCCACAGAATCCACCGAGTGTCTGGTAGCCGCCCAGGAGGCTGCGACGCCCACTCCTACGCCAGCAGCTCCAGCCGTAGACAAACTGATAGATGCCTTTGTGCCGCCAAAAGTCACCATCGCCGAGGAGTGCCTGCTGACGGATAAAGAACTGAGCCCCAGTCCCTTCTCGTCTCCCAGTCCGGCGCCCACGCCCCCACCACCGTCCACGTCGCCAGGGGGAGCCAGCATTGGACTGCGCCGCACGGAGTCCAGCTGTGCATATCTTAACCAATCCACCCGCAACCGTTCCCAGAGCTCCGACAGCCTGTGCAGTGAGACATCGCTGGACGGGATGAGCAGCGGAGCTAGCAACAACAGTGTCAGCTCTACCGCCTCCGCTGATCCCAAGTTTGCCGAGAAGCTGACTAAGAACGACACACTTTCGCGTCGTCAACTGGCCGAGGCCACACTGGAGGCCCAGCGATCGCCCAGCGGGCTGAAGGCCCTCACCCTGTGGAACAATAATCTGACCAAGGACTGCGCCCCAGCTGTTTCCGAGCTGCTGCAGAAGACCATTTCGCTGGAACTGCTCAACATTGGCAAGAATTGTCTCTCCAATGAGTTTATTTCAACCATTAAGGAAAGTCTGACGAAAAACACAACTCTGACCACATTGGGGCTGCAGAGTGCCCATCTGAGCGCCAAAGGGATTGAGACACTGGCCTCCATTCTCACCTTTGGTGGCAACAGCAAGCTCCAGCGCATTGACATCCGAGACAATAAACTAGAGGTGGAAAGTCTGAACATAATCGCCGAGGTGCTCAAGTCCAATAAAACGCTCACGCAGATCGACATTAACGATGAGCCCAAGCGCCTGACG ATCGGCAGCGATGCCCACTTGGACTACACAAGGGTGCTGGGCACTGTTCGATCGCTGTGCTCGAGAAATGAAAAGCGGCAAGCCCAGGAGCTGGCGGAGAAGGTGGCGACCGTGGTCGGTGGCGGCAGCAGTGTTGGTGGCAGTCTTCCGGGCATTCGGTGTCGCGGCGGTTACTACTTGGGCTCGCGGAAGATCTCGTTGACCTGCCACAGTCGCCCCCTTGTGGACGCGGCCACTGGCACGGTGACTGCAACGACAACCGCGTCCGCTGCAGCAACCGCCATGCCCACACCGGCTGCCCTGCTGGAGGTGAAGCGAAAGAGCGGACCCCGTCTCCGCTCTCCGGGACCCAGTCCGCCCACCATATCGCCGTCGTCCTCGCCCAACCGCAGCCGCTTTCACGTATCGCGCGTGGCTGAAGTGGCTAGTCCACTGATCTCGCCCCTGGCCCAGCATCCGCCGCCGCACACGCCGCGCTCGGCCAGCAGCTGCATGTCCATACCCACCATCGGATCGCCTAGTGGCAGTCAGAGCAGCCTCGACACCGTTGGAGCCCTGCCCACCTCCAGTTCTCTGCCCGCAATGGCGTCTGTTACCTCCTCGACGCAGACGGTCAAGCGGTTGTCGGTGTCGCCCAGGTCTCGCTTCCATGTGTCTCGCATCTACGAGGATCCCCAGGTGCCGATGGCCAACCGAAAGATGCCGCCGATCACGCCGCACACGCCACCAATCGACCTACCACCCACACCCATGCTGAAATCGGCAAGGAAGGCGGTTCTGCTGTCTGAGGCTGTGGAGGCAGCAGCTGCAGCGGTGCCCGTAAGCAGTGTGGTTATTGTAGAGGCTGTAGATGTTACCAACGCACAGAATAGTACAAAAGTCGGAGAGGTAGCGGGGCAAACACTATCGCCACACCTGACCGTATCACCCACCTCCAGTCATTCGAGCTCAACTTCGCCCGGAAGCAGCAGCAGTGGGAGCAGTAGCAATAGCAATGGTAGCACCTCAACCTCCACCGATGCTACCGACTCTGTGGCCTCCGGCCCCGAAGCTCCACCCAGGACCTGTCCCCTGGCCGTGTTTGGCGATAATGACATTACGTTGACCAAGGAATCGGCTGGTGTGGTTGCTctctctgctgctgctgctgcggcgggCAACTTGAATCCAGTTATGGAAAGTGAATCAGAAGTGGTGCCGCCTGCCGAGCCCGCCAGCAATGCCCCACAGACTCGTACCCGGAAAACTTCGTGGATAGCCAATCCGTCGGCGGTAGACAAGCTGCTCACGTTATTTAACACGGGCACCATTTTCCATCGAAGCTCCTCGCCAGAACCCAAGGCCAGTCAAATAAGCAGCGGGCCCGCCGCCAACTCGATCACAAACAGCGCACAGA ACGCCACAGCGGCAAGCGTCGTAGGAGGAGCAAGCGGAGTCGACTCCAGTGGCAACACCCCTAATCCAATTCTATCGGTTGCGCGGAAATCTTCGCCCGCATCGTGGACCTCGCTGACCGGTAGCAACATCTCCAACGCCAGCCAAAATACATCCTCACACACGGACACGGGCAGTTCATCCTTTCTCGACACAGCCTCCAGACAGTTGCGGGATTTTAGCAAGCAAGTCTTTCGCCAGAACATCTCCTTTAACAACAGCGGTGAACAGGCGGCTTCTGGTGCAGTTGGTCAACATGAGTTGAGCACGGGGACGTCGGCTTCAAGCAGCACGGAGTCGCCATCCCCGCCGGAGTGCAATACGGCTCACATTCCGCTCAGCCTGAAGCGTCAGCTGAAGGAAAACATTTCGCCGGAGCACACGATTAACGAGGAAACACTTCACACGTTACAGAAGCTATCGAGGGCAGAGGATGTGGCGCTAAAGGCAGAGGCGGCCACCGAACTGGGAGACATTGAGATCGTGATGCACAGCGAGGTAGCCGATTGCCATTTGCCAGAGGATAAACAGCAAGAGCAGGAAGAGACATCTTCGAGTTTAACTTAA
- the LOC119548781 gene encoding flocculation protein FLO11 isoform X2, producing the protein MLHNNRDNAEPKTTTIAAATTTTDGNGTEPTIAIATHFATSAAAEAETSAGVKEINATAEGQPPPPLTTAAKTTTAVAARTELAETADAAAAPSNAAAASSAAAAESPAFDAQMRTQQRQKIKIYHDAKQTAVWRTDSLASNPSSTMCPDFVSSAAGGGGGGGTAAPLGLPMRGIILSTAPSLLQRKSSDSSLTSSIARRVSFPDNQLVTGYLEPANPWKQVYLVKSISEIVDQYEQSCQKHKTTPLKSVTDHLKGLDLNQVRQPLLPLKANQLAANDCEALEEIFKRIQYKCIDLSDCKLDESCLMALFQMIEYYEAAVELDISYNKEQMSKRCWELCAYMVERSQELQLLNAESNQITKLGADSLGRALGSSNLHTLKLEHCGLRGQPLVHLCRGLYQNKMLKELWVGFNDLDCVDAQHIADMLRYNHSLELIDISNNNIRNEGVMYLVQALILQSTELERRMGALKRTRAIEVDECVSPVETEPPAAIPQSTNSSTSQAKDAVDGDSSTHVTSIPETPAEEAASTDPAVGVLVDLENDNDDENTEDTVRTVRNCSQNGSGQSMLDKLLSMNSDSSSEEAPSNISTDTLAACCSEDISEISNEIFEPTTAKQAPAGDEACSAMISSSPMESVSAAVASATDEPLSPSQQQQQCSQNERNICDITPSTEAKTVEPNESCVQNNIINNNNNNNANNSHNNSNNNNTIQLPSGAEAAANLVVAPPLGIGSSPSGSSPAAIFEVTAEESDCINGSGAGAGGSRPLDVNKNAKVGDDFEDTHSTDSAFESASEGDISRHLPDEFSRLSVSLESTRLDDMAKEMCGIETATIATESTECLVAAQEAATPTPTPAAPAVDKLIDAFVPPKVTIAEECLLTDKELSPSPFSSPSPAPTPPPPSTSPGGASIGLRRTESSCAYLNQSTRNRSQSSDSLCSETSLDGMSSGASNNSVSSTASADPKFAEKLTKNDTLSRRQLAEATLEAQRSPSGLKALTLWNNNLTKDCAPAVSELLQKTISLELLNIGKNCLSNEFISTIKESLTKNTTLTTLGLQSAHLSAKGIETLASILTFGGNSKLQRIDIRDNKLEVESLNIIAEVLKSNKTLTQIDINDEPKRLTIGSDAHLDYTRVLGTVRSLCSRNEKRQAQELAEKVATVVGGGSSVGGSLPGIRCRGGYYLGSRKISLTCHSRPLVDAATGTVTATTTASAAATAMPTPAALLEVKRKSGPRLRSPGPSPPTISPSSSPNRSRFHVSRVAEVASPLISPLAQHPPPHTPRSASSCMSIPTIGSPSGSQSSLDTVGALPTSSSLPAMASVTSSTQTVKRLSVSPRSRFHVSRIYEDPQVPMANRKMPPITPHTPPIDLPPTPMLKSARKAVLLSEAVEAAAAAVPVSSVVIVEAVDVTNAQNSTKVGEVAGQTLSPHLTVSPTSSHSSSTSPGSSSSGSSSNSNGSTSTSTDATDSVASGPEAPPRTCPLAVFGDNDITLTKESAGVVALSAAAAAAGNLNPVMESESEVVPPAEPASNAPQTRTRKTSWIANPSAVDKLLTLFNTGTIFHRSSSPEPKASQISSGPAANSITNSAQNATAASVVGGASGVDSSGNTPNPILSVARKSSPASWTSLTGSNISNASQNTSSHTDTGSSSFLDTASRQLRDFSKQVFRQNISFNNSGEQAASGAVGQHELSTGTSASSSTESPSPPECNTAHIPLSLKRQLKENISPEHTINEETLHTLQKLSRAEDVALKAEAATELGDIEIVMHSEVADCHLPEDKQQEQEETSSSLT; encoded by the exons ATGTTGCACAATAATCGCGACAATGCAGagccaaaaacaacaacaatagcagcagcaacaacaacaacagatgGCAATGGAACGGAGCCaacaattgcaattgcaacGCACTTTGCAACATCTGCCGCAGCAGAGGCAGAAACATCAGCTGGTGTAAAGGAAATAAATGCAACAGCTGAGGGTCaaccgccgccgccgctgacaacagcagcaaaaacaacaacagctgTGGCAGCGCGAACGGAATTGGCAGAAACAGCTGATGCGGCTGCTGCGCCGTCGAATGCCGCTGCTGCATCGTCTGCTGCCGCAGCAGAATCGCCCGCATTCGATGCCCAGATGCGGACGCAGCAACGTCAGAAGATCAAGATATACCACGATGCCAAGCAGACGGCGGTATGGCGCACCGATTCCCTGGCCTCCAATCCCAGCTCGACCATGTGCCCGGATTTCGTGAGTTCCGCAGCAGGAGGCGGTGGCGGCGGAGGCACTGCAGCGCCTTTGGGCCTGCCCATGAGGGGCATCATCCTATCGACGGCACCCAGCCTCCTGCAGCGAAAATCCTCGGACAGCTCGCTCACCTCGTCCATCGCCCGTCGCGTCTCGTTTCCGGATAACCAACTGGTCACCGGTTACCTGGAGCCGGCCAATCCTTGGAAGCAAG TATACCTTGTGAAGAGCATTTCTGAGATTGTTGACCAGTATGAGCAGTCATGTCAAAAGCATAAGACAACGCCGTTAAAAAGCGTAACGGATCACCTAAAGGGGCTGGATCTGAACCAGGTGCGACAGCCTCTACTCCCGCTAAAGGCGAATCAACTGGCCGCCAACGATTGCGAAGCCCTCGAGGAAATTTTCAAAAGG ATACAATACAAATGCATCGATCTGTCCGACTGTAAGCTGGACGAGAGCTGCCTGATGGCTCTTTTCCAGATGATCGAATACTATGAAGCCGCTGTCGAGCTGGACATATCATACAACAAGGAGCAGATGTCGAAGCGATGCTGGGAACTGTGTGCTTACATGGTGGAACGCAGTCAAGAGCTGCAGCTGCTCAACGCCGAGAGTAATCAGATCACAAAGTTGGGTGCCGACAGTCTCGGCAGGGCACTGGGCTCCTCCAATCTGCACACTTTAAAGCTGGAGCACTGCGGCCTTAGGGGACAGCCACTCGTCCATCTAT GCCGAGGTCTCTACCAAAACAAAATGCTCAAGGAGCTGTGGGTGGGCTTCAATGATCTGGACTGTGTGGATGCCCAGCACATAGCTGATATGTTGCGCTACAACCACAGCTTGGAGCTCATCGACATAAGCAACAACAATATACGAAACGAGGGTGTCATGTACTTGGTGCAGGCCCTCATCCTTCAGTCAACCGAGCTGGAACGACGAATGGGAGCCTTAAAGCGCACCCGTGCCATTGAGGTGGATGAGTGCGTGTCGCCTGTGGAGACTGAGCCCCCGGCAGCCATTCCCCAGTCCACCAACTCGTCCACCAGTCAAGCAAAAGATGCCGTCGATGGAGATTCATCTACGCACGTAACCTCAATTCCCGAGACACCGGCGGAGGAGGCGGCATCAACCGATCCAGCGGTGGGTGTTCTTGTTGACTTGGAGAACGATAACGACGACGAAAACACTGAGGACACTGTTCGCACCGTGAGAAATTGCAGTCAAAACGGCAGCGGACAGTCGATGCTGGACAAGCTGCTCTCCATGAACAGCGATAGCAGCAGCGAGGAGGCGCCCTCGAACATATCCACCGACACTCTGGCCGCCTGCTGCTCCGAGGACATCAGCGAGATCAGTAACGAGATTTTCGAACCCACCACCGCCAAACAGGCGCCAGCAGGAGACGAAGCCTGTTCGGCTATGATCTCATCCAGCCCGATGGAATCCGTATCGGCCGCTGTTGCAAGTGCAACCGACGAGCCGCTATCCCCatcgcaacaacaacagcaatgtTCCCAAAACGAACGCAACATATGTG ATATTACTCCCTCAACAGAGGCTAAAACCGTTGAACCCAATGAATCCTGTGTACAGAACAACATcataaacaacaacaataataacaatgCTAACAATTCCCACAACAatagcaacaataacaatacaATCCAATTGCCATCAGGAGCTGAAGCAGCAGCAAACTTAGTCGTAGCGCCACCACTGGGGATCGGTAGCAGCCCAAGTGGCTCCTCGCCAGCGGCTATTTTTGAGGTCACAGCCGAGGAGAGCGACTGCATCAATGGCAGTGGGGCGGGGGCTGGTGGATCGCGACCTCTAGACGTCAATAAAAACGCAAAGGTTGGAGACGACTTCGAGGACACGCACAGCACAGACTCGGCGTTCGAGAGCGCATCTGAAGGCGATATAAGTCGCCACCTACCCGACGAGTTTAGCCGGCTTTCAGTGTCACTGGAAAGCACGCGGCTGGATGACATGGCAAAGGAGATGTGTGGCATTGAGACCGCCACCATTGCCACAGAATCCACCGAGTGTCTGGTAGCCGCCCAGGAGGCTGCGACGCCCACTCCTACGCCAGCAGCTCCAGCCGTAGACAAACTGATAGATGCCTTTGTGCCGCCAAAAGTCACCATCGCCGAGGAGTGCCTGCTGACGGATAAAGAACTGAGCCCCAGTCCCTTCTCGTCTCCCAGTCCGGCGCCCACGCCCCCACCACCGTCCACGTCGCCAGGGGGAGCCAGCATTGGACTGCGCCGCACGGAGTCCAGCTGTGCATATCTTAACCAATCCACCCGCAACCGTTCCCAGAGCTCCGACAGCCTGTGCAGTGAGACATCGCTGGACGGGATGAGCAGCGGAGCTAGCAACAACAGTGTCAGCTCTACCGCCTCCGCTGATCCCAAGTTTGCCGAGAAGCTGACTAAGAACGACACACTTTCGCGTCGTCAACTGGCCGAGGCCACACTGGAGGCCCAGCGATCGCCCAGCGGGCTGAAGGCCCTCACCCTGTGGAACAATAATCTGACCAAGGACTGCGCCCCAGCTGTTTCCGAGCTGCTGCAGAAGACCATTTCGCTGGAACTGCTCAACATTGGCAAGAATTGTCTCTCCAATGAGTTTATTTCAACCATTAAGGAAAGTCTGACGAAAAACACAACTCTGACCACATTGGGGCTGCAGAGTGCCCATCTGAGCGCCAAAGGGATTGAGACACTGGCCTCCATTCTCACCTTTGGTGGCAACAGCAAGCTCCAGCGCATTGACATCCGAGACAATAAACTAGAGGTGGAAAGTCTGAACATAATCGCCGAGGTGCTCAAGTCCAATAAAACGCTCACGCAGATCGACATTAACGATGAGCCCAAGCGCCTGACG ATCGGCAGCGATGCCCACTTGGACTACACAAGGGTGCTGGGCACTGTTCGATCGCTGTGCTCGAGAAATGAAAAGCGGCAAGCCCAGGAGCTGGCGGAGAAGGTGGCGACCGTGGTCGGTGGCGGCAGCAGTGTTGGTGGCAGTCTTCCGGGCATTCGGTGTCGCGGCGGTTACTACTTGGGCTCGCGGAAGATCTCGTTGACCTGCCACAGTCGCCCCCTTGTGGACGCGGCCACTGGCACGGTGACTGCAACGACAACCGCGTCCGCTGCAGCAACCGCCATGCCCACACCGGCTGCCCTGCTGGAGGTGAAGCGAAAGAGCGGACCCCGTCTCCGCTCTCCGGGACCCAGTCCGCCCACCATATCGCCGTCGTCCTCGCCCAACCGCAGCCGCTTTCACGTATCGCGCGTGGCTGAAGTGGCTAGTCCACTGATCTCGCCCCTGGCCCAGCATCCGCCGCCGCACACGCCGCGCTCGGCCAGCAGCTGCATGTCCATACCCACCATCGGATCGCCTAGTGGCAGTCAGAGCAGCCTCGACACCGTTGGAGCCCTGCCCACCTCCAGTTCTCTGCCCGCAATGGCGTCTGTTACCTCCTCGACGCAGACGGTCAAGCGGTTGTCGGTGTCGCCCAGGTCTCGCTTCCATGTGTCTCGCATCTACGAGGATCCCCAGGTGCCGATGGCCAACCGAAAGATGCCGCCGATCACGCCGCACACGCCACCAATCGACCTACCACCCACACCCATGCTGAAATCGGCAAGGAAGGCGGTTCTGCTGTCTGAGGCTGTGGAGGCAGCAGCTGCAGCGGTGCCCGTAAGCAGTGTGGTTATTGTAGAGGCTGTAGATGTTACCAACGCACAGAATAGTACAAAAGTCGGAGAGGTAGCGGGGCAAACACTATCGCCACACCTGACCGTATCACCCACCTCCAGTCATTCGAGCTCAACTTCGCCCGGAAGCAGCAGCAGTGGGAGCAGTAGCAATAGCAATGGTAGCACCTCAACCTCCACCGATGCTACCGACTCTGTGGCCTCCGGCCCCGAAGCTCCACCCAGGACCTGTCCCCTGGCCGTGTTTGGCGATAATGACATTACGTTGACCAAGGAATCGGCTGGTGTGGTTGCTctctctgctgctgctgctgcggcgggCAACTTGAATCCAGTTATGGAAAGTGAATCAGAAGTGGTGCCGCCTGCCGAGCCCGCCAGCAATGCCCCACAGACTCGTACCCGGAAAACTTCGTGGATAGCCAATCCGTCGGCGGTAGACAAGCTGCTCACGTTATTTAACACGGGCACCATTTTCCATCGAAGCTCCTCGCCAGAACCCAAGGCCAGTCAAATAAGCAGCGGGCCCGCCGCCAACTCGATCACAAACAGCGCACAGA ACGCCACAGCGGCAAGCGTCGTAGGAGGAGCAAGCGGAGTCGACTCCAGTGGCAACACCCCTAATCCAATTCTATCGGTTGCGCGGAAATCTTCGCCCGCATCGTGGACCTCGCTGACCGGTAGCAACATCTCCAACGCCAGCCAAAATACATCCTCACACACGGACACGGGCAGTTCATCCTTTCTCGACACAGCCTCCAGACAGTTGCGGGATTTTAGCAAGCAAGTCTTTCGCCAGAACATCTCCTTTAACAACAGCGGTGAACAGGCGGCTTCTGGTGCAGTTGGTCAACATGAGTTGAGCACGGGGACGTCGGCTTCAAGCAGCACGGAGTCGCCATCCCCGCCGGAGTGCAATACGGCTCACATTCCGCTCAGCCTGAAGCGTCAGCTGAAGGAAAACATTTCGCCGGAGCACACGATTAACGAGGAAACACTTCACACGTTACAGAAGCTATCGAGGGCAGAGGATGTGGCGCTAAAGGCAGAGGCGGCCACCGAACTGGGAGACATTGAGATCGTGATGCACAGCGAGGTAGCCGATTGCCATTTGCCAGAGGATAAACAGCAAGAGCAGGAAGAGACATCTTCGAGTTTAACTTAA